TAAACCCATGTAGGTATGACTCTCTCATCGTGCTATCTATAAAGCTGAGCGCGTAAAGTAGTTGAAAATGATGCGTGTTACACAGATGTTAGAAAATCTTTTAGTAGATGGCGCCGGAAATTGGTAAGAGTGTAAGGGTTTGCATTTGGAAAGCTAGGGTTGAGTATGGTTTCACTTAAGGACTATTTGGACCGCAACGTTTacactacaacaataaaaacataacaCATACAGCTTTCACTATACATTTCAGTACTAATCAATttacgtttatatttttttttggggtttaGAACAAAgggttttaaataataaaatgtgttCTGTTTACgagcaaaaaatgttaattgtCATTGTCGTCTTGCGTCACTGAACTGCGTGCTGATGATTCCACCTCATAATAGTCAGCCACGAGCTGGCAAACGTTTTGCGAGGCTTCCGACAGACTGCCCTCCTCCATGCCCTCTCCCACAAAATGATACACGAAGGCACGTCGATTGTACAACTTATCATACTTACTAACCAGCCGACACCAAGCACTGCGAATGATGGTATTGTTGGAAATCGCACAGACGGCACGAGATGTAGGGGCTAGATCGCCGCCCGGTACAAACACCGGCGGCATGGCATTAACGCCTATTTTGAACCCAGTCGGCGTCCAATCCACGAAACGAGCAGTACGTGATGATTTAATATGTTGGATGGAGGAGTTGATGTCGTTCGGTGAAACATCGCCTCGGTAAAGGAGCACACAAGCCATATACTTGCCGAGCGTCGGATTACAACGCACCATTTGACTGCCCGGATGGAAGCAGGACTGGGTCAGTTGTTCAACATTACTGTTCACATAGGGAAACTTGCTGACTGGTACCAGCGGCGCGTATGTAAGCAATGGATAGTGTATGCGTGGGTAAGGCACAAGATTTGTTTGGAACTCCTCAAAGGATACATTGTTTGTGCCATAAAAACGCTGCGACGCTGTGAATGCGGAGACAACCTGCAATGgcaattattgaaatattgtataataaaaCTGCGTAATGATGTGGAAGTTCACCTGTCCTATAATACGGTTTAAATTGGTATATGTGGGCGCTGAAACACCAAGCTTCGTATCGCAGATTTCATACAAAGCTTCGTTATCTACAATGAAGGACACATCCACATAGTCCATGGAATAGTGTGTGGCCAACAGGGCATTATACGGTTCAACAATAATAGGCGAAAGTCTGCAAGATGATAAGAGTCCGTTAATTTAGTTTGTGATCATCAAATGTGTCTTTGTTTTCTCACGAGGGTGATGGAAATACTAGAAACTCAGCCTTCGTAGTCTTCCTCCCATAGGCATCGGCCAACTTTTCCAGCAACAACGTGCCGAAACCGGAACCGGTGCCGCCACCAATGGCGCGAAATATAAGAAAACCACGTAAATTCCGACACTGCTCTGCCACTCGCCGTATAGCGTCCATCGTGCGATCGATGAGATCGTGACCCAGTAGATTGTAGCCGCGTGCAAAATTGCTGCCTGCATCCTCTTTGCCGCTTATGAGTGTATCCGGATGAAAGAGGTATCTGTAGGCGCCCGTGCGTATTTCATCTAGAACGTGGAGTTAAGTGTTGAAAAAGGATTAGaatgcatatgtaaatagtgAGGGAAATTTCGGCGGCCACGATAAGCCTATTAGATACGCACCAATAACAGTTGGCTCCGTGTCGACGATCACAATGCGCGGCACCACTTTTAGCGCCATGCCTGAGATGCCGAAAAATGTGAGAAACGAATCGTCGTTCGGCATTTGACACAGTGCGCCATTTGCCATGATTCCATGTTCGAGACAATATAACTCCCAACAGGCATTTGCTATTTGTACTCCAGCTTGTCCAATATGAATTTGTATAATTTCGCCCTAGTAGTGACATATCCGACGGAAGCATGTGCAAATGTTAGAGTTTATTTCATGAAAATGAGAAAGGAAATACACAAACTTACGCGGCTTGACATTTATTGTTGTAGCCTTCATAAACTGTGAATTTTGTCTggattaccgaaattaaaatgtgCGAAACATTCGTAGACTTTTTGTTGataataattttgctaaatattttcaaaattttgaattttgcaatatatatatttttttgaaaattttagtttttatgcgagattttttctaattttgtatttgttaaaatttcaaaagtattcTCTCCATTATTCTGATAGACTTCATGGTGTAGTGTTTGTAAAGAACTGAAATTTTTACAGTGTtaccaaaaacattttttgtagaaatattatCAAAGAATTGTCTGAACTTTTAAGCCCAAATGCCGCATGAGCTTTGCTGTGATCACTGAGTATTTTTAGGCTTAAATT
The sequence above is drawn from the Bactrocera tryoni isolate S06 chromosome 1, CSIRO_BtryS06_freeze2, whole genome shotgun sequence genome and encodes:
- the LOC120776606 gene encoding tubulin alpha-1 chain, translating into MSSRGEIIQIHIGQAGVQIANACWELYCLEHGIMANGALCQMPNDDSFLTFFGISGMALKVVPRIVIVDTEPTVIDEIRTGAYRYLFHPDTLISGKEDAGSNFARGYNLLGHDLIDRTMDAIRRVAEQCRNLRGFLIFRAIGGGTGSGFGTLLLEKLADAYGRKTTKAEFLVFPSPSLSPIIVEPYNALLATHYSMDYVDVSFIVDNEALYEICDTKLGVSAPTYTNLNRIIGQVVSAFTASQRFYGTNNVSFEEFQTNLVPYPRIHYPLLTYAPLVPVSKFPYVNSNVEQLTQSCFHPGSQMVRCNPTLGKYMACVLLYRGDVSPNDINSSIQHIKSSRTARFVDWTPTGFKIGVNAMPPVFVPGGDLAPTSRAVCAISNNTIIRSAWCRLVSKYDKLYNRRAFVYHFVGEGMEEGSLSEASQNVCQLVADYYEVESSARSSVTQDDNDN